The Bdellovibrio sp. NC01 genome includes the window CGAATAATTCGGACTTTCCCTTGGCCTATTTTGTGACCTACGCTGTGCCCTTGAAGTAAGACCGTGCCTGATTCCAACAAATGTGATTCCGTTACAATGGTAGGACTTCGTCGAGAGTGAATAGTTTCTGGACGAGCTTGCACTAAGTATAACTTTCCATCTTTCCCATCTTTGGCCCATTCGATATCCATCGGAGTGTAACGCCCATGCAATAAACTATAGTGTTCTTCGACGGCAGAACCCCACTTAGCGAGTTCCAGAATATCATCTTCTTCCAAAGCAAAGGATTGTCGATCTTGCGATGAAACTTGAACATTTTTGGTCTGACGTTCACCGTTGACGTCATAAATCAGTTTCATTTCTTTGCTTCCAAGTTCTTTATTTAGAATCGGGCGACGGAAATTTTTAAGTGTGGGCTTAAAAACGGTGTACTCATCGGGAGTCACCAATCCTTGAACGACATTTTCACCAAGTCCGTAAGAAGCACTAATTACGACGACATTGTGAAAACCTGTTTCTGGATCAATAGTGAACATGACTCCAGAGGCCGCTAAGTCGGAACGTATCATCTTTTGAATACAGACAGATAGACTGACCTTAAGTTGATTAAAGCCCATTCTATTGCGATACGAAATGGCACGTTCGGTATATAAAGAGGCAAAACATTTCCGACAGGCTTCTATCAGCTGATGTTTGCCGCGGACATTAAGATATGTTTCCTGCTGGCCAGCAAAACTCGCTTGTGGAAGATCTTCTGCTGTGGCACTGCTGCGAACTGCAACATCAGTTTCTGGTTCACCAGACTCCTGACTGAGTTCGGAGTATGCGCGAAGTATCGCGACCTCTAAAGCGGCAGGAAGTGGAGAGGTCATAATAAGTTGCCGAGCCCAATACGCTTTTTCACTAAGGCTTTTAGAATTATCGATATTAATTTCGTCAAAGAGTTCTTTAATCGGCTCCAACAAGCCATGTTCTTTTAAATGATCTTCAAATCCTTGTGCGGTGATCGCAAACCCGTTTGGCACACGAATCCCCAACGACGAAAGGTTATTGTACATTTCGCCAAGTGACGCTGTTTTTCCGCCGACTATTTTAACCTGATCTGAGTTAATTTCTTTTAGCCAAAGAATTCTTGAATCAGCTGGGGACGGATCCATATTTACCTCATACGCATGTAGATGCTTCGATTTTTTCAAAACCTTTTAAAAAGGAATATCGATTTTAAATGGTTGTGCGTGAATGCACATCCGCTTGAATTCCAAAATGTCCAATCAGTTCTTTAACACCGGCCTAAAATATAGAAGTGTGTCGTATTAAATGCGGTTGTTTTAAATCAACTCGACCTTGCATCAATTATTTTTTAAGCCAATCAGATTTATTCTTTGGCTACATCAAGGAGGATGCTATGGCTAATTTACCATCATTGTGGAAGGAGCATTTTTCTTCCAGTCCATTTAAAGAAATGTCGAATTTTCAGAATCGTATTGATCGGATGATGAACGAACTGTTGGAGCTAAAGGGACAGTCTCCAAGTGGCACCATGGATTTTTCGCCTTCAAGTGAAATCACGGAAGAGGAAAATCAATATCTATTAAAAGTAGATCTTCCCGGAGTAAAAAAGGAAGACGTCAAGGTGGAGGTTTCTGGCGATACCATGACCATCAAAGCGGAAAGAAAAACTGAAAAAGAAGAGAAAAGTAAAAAAAGATTTTTATCTGAAATTTCTTATGGCTCTTACATTAGAAGTTTCAGTCTGCCACAGTCGATTGACGAAAAAAAAGTAGACGCGAAGTTCGAAAACGGTGTTTTGCAAATTACAATTCCAAAAACGGAAACTTCTAAATCTAAACAGATTTCCGTCCATTGATTATATCAGACAAAGGCCATCAGCAATTGATGGCCTTTGGAGTGAAACGGAAGAAGAAGCCAAGTGATAGTCAAGTTGGTGCGACGTTTTCGTGTAAGAAAGTGTGATGCCTAGTTAATTGTGTATAGCGCATTTAGAATTGGCACTAAAACCGGTACGTTATACTTTTCCTGTAAGATTTTTCTTAAATCGTCCGCAGCTGAAGGTTCCCCATGAATTAAAAATATTTTTTCTGCGGGATGAGGCATCTGTGCAAGCCATTTTAACAGTTCGCTTTGATCCGCAT containing:
- a CDS encoding Hsp20/alpha crystallin family protein; this translates as MANLPSLWKEHFSSSPFKEMSNFQNRIDRMMNELLELKGQSPSGTMDFSPSSEITEEENQYLLKVDLPGVKKEDVKVEVSGDTMTIKAERKTEKEEKSKKRFLSEISYGSYIRSFSLPQSIDEKKVDAKFENGVLQITIPKTETSKSKQISVH